AGAGACGTTCTTGGATGCTTCTGGGATGGGCTGCATCGCAGCTGGTGGAATTATAAGCATTTGCTTGAGTGGCCGCATTTGCATCCGGCAGCCACGGGGCCACCGGAACGCTGCACAGATGCACCTGGGGGAATTCAGGGGTAAGAGGTAGCTAATATTACAAAACCTAGCACTCTTGCTGCCAACTGCAATATATTTAATCTTGACATACTGAGTATTCAAGTATAGCTAGTTAGTTTACAGCAGCTGATCTTCAGCTAAACATgttagatttaaaaagaaaccttgGTAAGACAGCATGCTGTTCCAAGGTTATTAATGTTATggtaaataaatgaacatgaaaAACGCCACTGCCATATATATTAATATCAATTTTTCCATtcaagtttgaaaaaaacatggttcTTTGCCCATTTTGGTTGAACTTAAACCAATTTTGCCTCCAGAGCTGCTCCACAtctgaaaaacatttgtataacaACATCATGGATATGAGTGAAAGAGAGTCGCGGAGAGTTCAGTGGTAAATGATGACTGTTGTCATACATCCAGCACCATATCATAGTCTgtttccttcttcctcttcccaCACTTATTTATGAGCACTGTATACAACGTCAACAGTATTACCCAGTAACTGGCATAGACGACTGCTCCTATGACCAGAACAATCTTCTCTGATTCAGGAAAGGGTTTTCTAGTCTGAAGGACAACTGTGTAGATAATCCCAATGAAGAGGATGGTGAACCAAACTGATATAGGAATCAGACCAATGAAGTTTGTCACTACCGTTTTCCTCCCAGAGGTCCCCCATCCAGACTTGTTGATTGTTGCTATTGCGAACATTTTGGCTGGCAACAAGCTTGACATGTACAGCACGGAGTAAAACGACATGAACACCATGACAATGTTACCTCTGAGGCAGCTGGCAAATGAGGCCTTGATCAGCGCCACCGCCTGCACAATGAGAAGAAACAACAGAATATTCCAGAGCCTTCCTTGGTAGAAGAGTTGGATAGCAGTGGCTATGAGGAAAAACGGGAAGAAACCTGTGATCACAGCCTCATAAGTCATCCATAGATGGTGTTTGTGGAACCACATTGAGTTGTATAGCCATTCTCTGAAATATGACTTACTCCATCGAGTCTGTTGATTGAGCCACCGCAGGTATGTTATTGGTGTCTCGGTGAGACACTTTGATCGAGCAGTATATTTGGTTGAATACCCGAGGCTCAGAACTCGGTTTGTGAGATGGCGGTCATCTCCAAAACTGCAGTGCGATCCCATGAAAGTCTGATTGTACCAGTCCTCAAGGAACTCGTGCAGGAGCGAATTTCGATACATTCCTAAAGGTCCACTGATGCACTGCACACAACCAAAATAGGACTGGCAAGCCCGCTCAATGTTGAAGGCCATCCAGTACCGAACACTGCTCAGGAAGGAGACCCACGACTCATACTTGTTTAGGATCTAGATGAGAATTTGACAGGCATAAAGAAAGGTTGGAGGTTCAACACGAACAATGTCATTTATATGAATTGCCTTGTTTGTAAAAGTGGTCATTTCTATGAAacgagaaaaaaaatattatttgttgtattgtaacCAACCTGCACATCTCCTCCAACGCCTCCCACCATAGGGTCTTCTTCCAGAACCTTCACCATCTCCACCGATGATGCTGGGTCCAACATAGTGTCAGAGTCACACACCTGAGTACAacccatgaaaaaaaaagtgagttaCCTGTGTCTTAGGGCCAAACGTTCTCTGTTACTGTCATGTAAAAAGGCCCACAGCTTGGAGAGTTTTTCTTTATCCAAATCAAGGGTCTAAGAATACAGGCCGTCATATGCTGTAGATTATAAAACCCCTTGAGGCAAATGTGTGATATTGTTTgaactgtataaataaacatTACTTAATGTGGCTTGAGTCTAAATAACCACTTGGCCAATGGATAGTCCTCTGCCACAAAGACTGACTGCTTTAAACTAAACCACCACCCTCTCTCCATTTTCTTCTATACATGGTAATTTTTCTCCCTAACAAAACCAGGTGATGAAAACAAACCTAGAGCCCAATCCCCATTAACATATCACATCTGTTACAGGCCAAGCCTGATAATAGAAAAAAGGGCATACAACACTGTCCCTCTTTTGTTGAAGAGTACTGGCAAGATTACTGGCTGCACTGCagtgagttattttaaaatctctGATTAACAAGAGTTTTCTGGCAGGCTGCATCCAGCTGCAGGTGTTAGACAACATCATATCGAAGTGTTTATACAGTAAGTTTGAAGTTCTCCTTTTGTAATGGAAACTCATTAAAATCCTTCTCATTCATGTTATTAGAGTAATGaggtttttcttcagttttactCATTGCCAAAGAAGTCCTTTGGCAACACCACCAGCtgaattttacaaaacaaataggaaatgagaacaCTTAGTTTAGGCCTAACTATGGAAGTCATATAGTTTCCATTTGATGGAATATAACTGTGCCCTTGGTCAACAACTATACTGTTTATCTCCACAACAGCCTATACTTATTTCAATATTTACCGGGTACATTGCATATAACAACAGATTTTCTGGTAATTCATCATGTTGTGTGTTTCCAAGCTTGGCACTGTGGTTAATGCTTCAAGCTCCTGTTTATACACATAGTCACACACAATGTTAGCATTATTAGCCAGCCAAACACGCTTGGGAACTGGCTATTTCAAAATTACCATTTAAGTgtcattaacatactgtacatgcagtaaGACTGTCTCATTTAAGTTCATTTTTAAGCTATTTGAGATTGTCCGCCAGCAAACAGATGCGTaaccatttttttctgacacaGTTGCGGGCCCTGACTCTGAATTCCACTCAATTAGATCTGCAAAGTAGATCTGTTTTTACACTGATGAAAAATTCATTCCTAAAATCAGATAAACGGCattctaaaaacaaataagtcaaggttttttttttgtttttttttagatttcttaTCAGAACAACCCTACGTTAATTTGATTGATATTCCCTGGattggccacacacacaaatgtagagAAGCAAAACAGAAGTTGTGATAGTTTTTCAAATGAACCCTTCACTTAACATAAGCTACTGCCGCCCTTCTTCACGCTACACTTCCCAACACGATGCACACAGCCACCGGCCGTctaaaagcaacacaaaagaCTCTTT
The genomic region above belongs to Etheostoma cragini isolate CJK2018 chromosome 6, CSU_Ecrag_1.0, whole genome shotgun sequence and contains:
- the has2 gene encoding hyaluronan synthase 2, which codes for MRCQRVLTYLRICGTTMFGVSLLVGISTAYIMGYQFFTTTRNYVSFGLYGAILVVHLIIQSLFALLEHRNMRRSLETPIKLNKSLALCIAAYQEDPNYLRKCLVSVRRLTYPGIKVIMVIDGNTDDDLYMMEIFKEIMGWEASATYVWRSNYHSRGPEETDEGYAESLQQVSRLVLNNKCVCIMQKWGGKREVMYTAFKALGRSMDYVQVCDSDTMLDPASSVEMVKVLEEDPMVGGVGGDVQILNKYESWVSFLSSVRYWMAFNIERACQSYFGCVQCISGPLGMYRNSLLHEFLEDWYNQTFMGSHCSFGDDRHLTNRVLSLGYSTKYTARSKCLTETPITYLRWLNQQTRWSKSYFREWLYNSMWFHKHHLWMTYEAVITGFFPFFLIATAIQLFYQGRLWNILLFLLIVQAVALIKASFASCLRGNIVMVFMSFYSVLYMSSLLPAKMFAIATINKSGWGTSGRKTVVTNFIGLIPISVWFTILFIGIIYTVVLQTRKPFPESEKIVLVIGAVVYASYWVILLTLYTVLINKCGKRKKETDYDMVLDV